The following proteins are co-located in the Polymorphospora rubra genome:
- a CDS encoding pectate lyase family protein, with protein sequence MRTEPTARHRRSLPVLIGASLAAATLTLGAGAIANAGPAPDRVEALNAPGLVGWATENGGTTGGAGGPTVTVTDEAGLADAVQQDGPAIVQVSGTINLSGMVRVGSDKTITGGGTITGNGFTLRESHNVIIQGLYFDDWDDDAINVETESTNVWIDHNTFGVGYDGAVDVKRGSDFVTISWNHVRGHNKTMLLGHSDDNGSQDIGHLRVSYHHNWFDGTEQRNPRVRFGNPVHVFNNYYASVDGYGVASTEDAGVLVEGNFFEDTDDPFHLGEGSSGPGTLVARDNHFVNSGDGEQGGSVASIPYAYTLDPAADVKSIVTSGAGAANL encoded by the coding sequence ATGCGCACCGAACCCACCGCCCGGCACCGCAGATCCCTCCCGGTGCTCATCGGCGCGTCACTCGCGGCGGCGACGCTCACCCTCGGTGCGGGGGCGATCGCCAACGCCGGCCCGGCCCCCGACCGCGTCGAGGCGCTCAACGCGCCCGGACTCGTGGGCTGGGCGACCGAGAACGGCGGCACGACCGGTGGCGCGGGTGGACCGACCGTGACCGTCACCGACGAGGCCGGCCTGGCCGACGCCGTACAGCAGGACGGTCCGGCGATCGTCCAGGTGAGCGGCACCATCAACCTGTCCGGCATGGTCCGGGTCGGCTCCGACAAGACGATCACCGGCGGCGGCACCATCACCGGCAACGGCTTCACGCTGCGTGAGTCGCACAACGTCATCATCCAGGGCCTGTACTTCGACGACTGGGACGACGACGCGATCAACGTGGAGACCGAGTCGACGAACGTGTGGATCGACCACAACACGTTCGGCGTCGGCTACGACGGCGCCGTGGACGTCAAGCGCGGCTCCGACTTCGTCACCATCTCGTGGAACCACGTACGCGGCCACAACAAGACCATGCTGCTCGGCCACAGTGACGACAACGGCAGCCAGGACATCGGCCACCTGCGGGTCAGCTACCACCACAACTGGTTCGACGGCACCGAGCAGCGCAACCCCCGGGTGCGGTTCGGCAACCCGGTGCACGTGTTCAACAACTACTACGCCTCGGTCGACGGGTACGGCGTCGCGTCCACCGAGGATGCCGGGGTGCTCGTCGAGGGCAACTTCTTCGAGGACACCGACGACCCGTTCCACCTCGGCGAGGGCTCGTCCGGTCCGGGCACGCTGGTCGCCCGGGACAACCACTTCGTCAACTCCGGCGATGGCGAGCAGGGCGGCAGCGTCGCCTCGATCCCGTACGCCTACACCCTCGACCCCGCCGCCGACGTGAAGTCGATCGTCACCTCCGGCGCCGGGGCGGCCAACCTCTGA
- a CDS encoding SDR family NAD(P)-dependent oxidoreductase — translation MGRTVLVTGGTGGLGTAVTAALLDDGWRVVVPWVVEAERGRLEPHPDLVLVEADLFDADAVGRCVALAAATEAAPLRAVVNLVGGFAMGGRVHETDVDEFEAQLRLNLRPTYLVCQAALPHLVAAGGGSVVCVSSRAATRPFAGAAGYITAKSAVLGFVGALAAEYGRDGVRANAVVPGTIDTPGNRAAQPDADRRAWVDPAQIATVVRHLCGPDSAVVNGAQIPVHGLT, via the coding sequence TTGGGACGTACCGTGCTGGTGACCGGCGGGACCGGCGGGCTCGGCACCGCCGTCACCGCCGCGCTGCTCGACGACGGCTGGCGGGTCGTCGTGCCGTGGGTGGTCGAGGCGGAACGCGGCCGGCTCGAACCACACCCCGACCTCGTCCTGGTCGAGGCCGACCTGTTCGACGCCGACGCCGTAGGGCGCTGTGTGGCGCTGGCCGCCGCGACGGAGGCGGCACCGCTGCGCGCGGTCGTCAACCTGGTCGGCGGGTTCGCGATGGGCGGCCGGGTGCACGAGACCGACGTCGACGAGTTCGAGGCGCAGCTACGGCTCAACCTGCGGCCGACGTACCTGGTCTGCCAGGCGGCGCTGCCGCACCTGGTCGCGGCCGGTGGCGGATCGGTCGTCTGCGTGTCGAGCCGGGCCGCGACCCGGCCGTTCGCCGGCGCGGCCGGCTACATCACCGCGAAGTCGGCGGTGCTCGGCTTCGTCGGCGCGCTCGCCGCCGAGTACGGCAGGGACGGGGTACGGGCCAACGCGGTCGTGCCGGGCACGATCGACACCCCCGGCAACCGGGCCGCCCAGCCCGACGCCGACCGGCGCGCGTGGGTCGACCCGGCACAGATCGCGACGGTGGTCCGGCACCTGTGCGGCCCGGACTCCGCGGTCGTCAACGGCGCCCAGATCCCGGTGCACGGCCTGACCTGA
- a CDS encoding maleylpyruvate isomerase family mycothiol-dependent enzyme, which produces MTGSTRKPAASRPREIWPLVHAERAALAADLADLTDAQWATPSLCTGFSTREVLAHLTSAANLNAVRWLAGVVRCRFDFDRQVAMRTAEWLGATPADTLDGFRRAVTSTTKPPLPVIAMLGETVVHGEDIRRPLGIHRDYPVETVTRVAEYYSGSDLVVLAKGRIGGLRLVATDGPFTTGSGLLVSGTTRALLMAMTGRTAYWDELEGDGVAVLRERGVAGNGAGRG; this is translated from the coding sequence ATGACCGGTTCGACCCGGAAACCGGCCGCGAGCCGTCCGAGGGAGATCTGGCCGCTGGTCCATGCCGAACGGGCGGCGCTGGCGGCCGACCTGGCGGACCTGACCGACGCGCAGTGGGCGACGCCTTCGCTGTGCACCGGGTTCTCGACGCGGGAGGTCCTGGCGCACCTCACCTCGGCGGCGAACCTCAACGCCGTACGGTGGCTGGCCGGTGTCGTCCGCTGCCGGTTCGACTTCGACCGGCAGGTGGCGATGCGAACGGCCGAGTGGTTGGGTGCCACCCCGGCCGACACCCTCGACGGGTTCCGACGGGCCGTCACCAGCACGACCAAGCCGCCGCTGCCGGTCATCGCGATGCTCGGCGAGACGGTCGTGCACGGCGAGGACATCCGGCGTCCGCTGGGCATCCACCGGGACTACCCGGTGGAGACGGTCACCCGGGTCGCCGAGTACTACAGCGGCTCCGACCTCGTCGTGCTCGCCAAGGGGCGGATCGGTGGCCTGCGTCTCGTGGCGACCGACGGACCCTTCACCACCGGCTCCGGGCTCCTCGTGTCGGGAACCACCCGTGCGCTGCTGATGGCCATGACCGGGCGTACGGCGTACTGGGACGAACTCGAGGGCGACGGTGTCGCGGTCCTGCGGGAGCGTGGCGTGGCCGGGAACGGTGCCGGCCGGGGCTGA
- a CDS encoding ArsR/SmtB family transcription factor — protein sequence MLRIHFTVADLNRTRVATAPDPLWELALSMHQLRRRGSPPLLAGWKSDLADRLRPDTTLRREVALALALNPPTGYFPDFLTPAEAAGGFEAGLQALLATPRHRLRAEIALLDTAAHRLDPDALRVGDGDPGALRVLGRALRRYHDVAVAPVWDRIRASFDADRALRARTVLDGGAVALLNGLHPAVRFTDGVLEIANYRATRDLYLDGRGLVLVPSFFKAASRPMALVDPDLPPVLVYPVERSARIATEVGRTSLAALLGRTRAAVLELAADNPSTGAVAGRLGISAPAASEHLTVLRDAGLVVSTRHGNTVRHTLAPLGRTLIGGGS from the coding sequence ATGCTCAGAATCCACTTCACGGTGGCCGACCTGAACCGCACCCGGGTCGCCACCGCCCCCGACCCGCTGTGGGAGCTCGCGCTCAGCATGCACCAGCTGCGTCGGCGCGGTTCCCCGCCGCTGCTCGCCGGCTGGAAGTCGGACCTCGCCGACCGGCTGCGCCCCGACACCACGCTGCGGCGTGAGGTCGCGCTGGCCCTGGCCCTCAACCCGCCGACCGGCTACTTCCCCGACTTCCTCACCCCGGCCGAGGCCGCCGGCGGGTTCGAGGCCGGGCTGCAGGCCCTGCTCGCCACCCCACGGCACCGGCTGCGCGCCGAGATCGCACTGCTCGACACCGCCGCCCACCGGCTCGACCCGGACGCCCTGCGCGTCGGCGACGGCGACCCGGGCGCGCTCCGCGTCCTCGGCCGGGCACTGCGGCGATACCACGACGTCGCCGTGGCACCCGTGTGGGACCGGATCCGGGCCTCGTTCGACGCCGACCGGGCGCTGCGCGCGCGTACGGTGCTCGACGGCGGCGCCGTCGCGCTGCTCAACGGGCTGCACCCGGCCGTCCGGTTCACCGACGGGGTCCTCGAGATCGCCAACTACCGGGCAACGCGCGACCTCTACCTGGACGGCCGCGGGCTGGTGCTGGTGCCGAGCTTCTTCAAGGCGGCCAGCCGGCCGATGGCGCTGGTCGACCCCGACCTGCCGCCGGTGCTGGTCTATCCCGTCGAACGGTCCGCCCGGATCGCCACCGAGGTGGGCCGTACGTCGCTCGCCGCACTGCTCGGCCGCACCCGCGCCGCGGTGCTGGAACTGGCCGCCGACAACCCGTCGACGGGCGCGGTCGCCGGCCGGCTCGGCATCTCGGCGCCGGCCGCGAGCGAGCACCTGACCGTGCTGCGCGACGCCGGCCTGGTGGTCAGCACCCGCCACGGCAACACGGTCCGGCACACGCTCGCGCCGTTGGGACGGACCCTGATCGGCGGCGGTTCCTGA
- a CDS encoding ABC transporter substrate-binding protein: MRAKRLAAAAVAGLTALSLLTACSGESPNSNNNRSGSTTVLKVGMPNGPQTENHNPFLGSSSGASLGYRWQIYEPLVMTNAIRPADPGKPWLATKWEWSDGYKAVALTIRDGVTWSDGKPFSAEDVAFTFELIKKHEGLNGAAVPYGDITVAGNVVNMTFGSPQFVNQAKILNAIPMVPKHIWSGIADPTTDINKNPVGTGPFTLKSFTPQTTTLVARDGYWQDPPAVKELRYTSYTDNNAQTTALANGEAEWSFVFIPNYQAVYVSKNPEHNKVWPASVLGIHGLYINTTKKPFDNPALRRAMNMVINRNDIFVQAEAAYFHPEVTSVTGIPTPAGESFIAPEFKGQLHKVDVDGAKRELTAAGFTFDGNTLKDPTGQPVTLTLTDPAGWSDYITSLEIVKDNLSQIGITATVDKANQDAWFQAVEEGNFDATFRWTNGGTTPYDIYQTIMDGALLKPIGTPASGNFGRFDNPEATAALAAFANAADDAARTTAMNTLQKIFVEQMPMIPVGADNAGGAYVTSNWVGWPDDANPYAPAQPTQPNAVDVVLNLKPANA, from the coding sequence ATGCGCGCCAAGCGTTTGGCGGCAGCGGCCGTCGCGGGTCTCACCGCGCTGAGCCTGCTCACCGCGTGCAGCGGCGAGTCGCCCAACAGCAACAACAACCGGTCCGGCTCGACCACCGTGCTCAAGGTGGGCATGCCCAACGGCCCGCAGACCGAGAACCACAACCCGTTCCTCGGCTCGTCGTCGGGCGCCTCGCTCGGCTACCGCTGGCAGATCTACGAGCCGCTGGTGATGACCAACGCGATCCGCCCCGCCGACCCCGGCAAGCCGTGGCTGGCCACCAAGTGGGAGTGGTCCGACGGCTACAAGGCCGTCGCGCTGACCATCCGCGACGGCGTCACCTGGTCCGACGGCAAGCCGTTCAGCGCCGAGGACGTCGCGTTCACCTTCGAACTGATCAAGAAGCACGAGGGGCTCAACGGCGCCGCCGTGCCGTACGGCGACATCACCGTGGCCGGCAACGTCGTCAACATGACGTTCGGCTCCCCGCAGTTCGTCAACCAGGCCAAGATCCTCAACGCCATCCCGATGGTGCCCAAGCACATCTGGTCCGGCATCGCCGACCCGACCACCGACATCAACAAGAACCCGGTCGGGACCGGCCCGTTCACCCTGAAGTCGTTCACCCCGCAGACCACCACCCTGGTGGCCCGCGACGGCTACTGGCAGGACCCGCCGGCGGTCAAGGAGCTGCGCTACACGTCGTACACCGACAACAACGCGCAGACCACCGCGCTGGCCAACGGCGAGGCCGAGTGGAGCTTCGTCTTCATCCCCAACTACCAGGCCGTCTACGTCTCCAAGAACCCCGAGCACAACAAGGTCTGGCCGGCCTCGGTGCTCGGCATCCACGGCCTCTACATCAACACCACCAAGAAGCCGTTCGACAACCCGGCGCTGCGCCGGGCGATGAACATGGTCATCAACCGCAACGACATCTTCGTGCAGGCCGAGGCGGCGTACTTCCACCCCGAGGTGACCTCGGTGACCGGCATCCCGACCCCGGCCGGTGAGTCGTTCATCGCGCCGGAGTTCAAGGGCCAGCTGCACAAGGTCGACGTCGACGGCGCCAAGCGGGAGCTGACCGCCGCCGGCTTCACCTTCGACGGCAACACGCTGAAGGACCCGACCGGCCAGCCGGTCACGCTGACCCTGACCGACCCCGCCGGCTGGTCCGACTACATCACCAGCCTGGAGATCGTGAAGGACAACCTGTCCCAGATCGGCATCACCGCCACCGTCGACAAGGCCAACCAGGACGCCTGGTTCCAGGCCGTCGAGGAGGGCAACTTCGACGCCACCTTCCGGTGGACCAACGGCGGCACCACGCCGTACGACATCTACCAGACCATCATGGACGGTGCGCTGCTCAAGCCGATCGGCACCCCGGCGTCGGGCAACTTCGGCCGCTTCGACAACCCCGAGGCGACCGCCGCGCTGGCCGCGTTCGCCAACGCCGCCGACGACGCGGCCCGTACCACCGCGATGAACACCCTGCAGAAGATCTTCGTCGAGCAGATGCCGATGATCCCGGTCGGTGCCGACAACGCCGGTGGCGCGTACGTGACGTCGAACTGGGTGGGCTGGCCGGACGACGCCAACCCGTACGCCCCGGCGCAGCCGACCCAGCCGAACGCGGTCGACGTCGTGCTCAACCTCAAGCCCGCCAACGCCTGA
- a CDS encoding ABC transporter ATP-binding protein has translation MTTTSVPTPAAAPTTEVVLEAEGLTKHFPVRRGLRDLFRPALHVHAVDDVHITLRRGRVTALVGESGSGKSTVARLLAQLFRRTSGDIRLHGEPVTVRGGRRFRAYCRQVQMIFQDPFASLNPVHTVRYHLTRALRIHGRAGKTAADLEANLHDLLNRVQLTPPERYLDKFPHELSGGQRQRVAIARALGADPQVLLADEPVSMLDVSIRLGVLNLLRDLKERLNLGILYITHDIASARYFADETLVMYAGRMVEGGDSETVTQRPAHPYTRLLIESAPDPDRLQGDAHELAESIPVDRAGGEPPSLIRPPAGCRFNPRCVHVMPKCRTDLPPRFDLADGTGHWAACWLYENGAPATDAAPGSADVRAAAPAAGTDNGRVVKP, from the coding sequence ATGACCACAACCAGCGTTCCGACGCCCGCGGCGGCCCCGACCACCGAGGTGGTCCTGGAAGCCGAGGGCCTCACCAAGCACTTCCCGGTCCGGCGGGGGCTGCGCGACCTCTTCCGGCCGGCACTGCACGTGCACGCCGTCGACGACGTGCACATCACCCTGCGGCGCGGCCGGGTGACCGCACTGGTCGGCGAGTCCGGCTCGGGCAAGTCGACGGTCGCCCGGCTGCTCGCCCAGCTGTTCCGGCGCACGTCCGGGGACATCCGGCTGCACGGCGAGCCGGTCACCGTACGCGGTGGCCGGCGGTTCCGGGCCTACTGCCGCCAGGTACAGATGATCTTCCAGGATCCGTTCGCCTCGCTGAACCCGGTCCACACGGTCCGCTACCACCTCACCCGGGCGCTGCGCATCCACGGCCGCGCCGGGAAGACCGCCGCCGACCTCGAGGCCAACCTGCACGACCTGCTCAACCGCGTGCAGCTCACCCCGCCCGAGCGGTATCTCGACAAGTTCCCGCACGAACTCTCCGGCGGGCAGCGGCAACGGGTCGCGATCGCCCGCGCCCTCGGCGCCGACCCGCAGGTGCTGCTCGCCGACGAGCCGGTGTCCATGTTGGACGTCTCGATCCGGCTCGGCGTGCTCAACCTGCTGCGCGACCTCAAGGAACGGCTCAACCTCGGCATCCTCTACATCACCCACGACATCGCCTCGGCCCGCTACTTCGCCGACGAGACGCTGGTCATGTACGCCGGCCGGATGGTCGAGGGCGGCGACAGCGAGACGGTCACCCAGCGGCCGGCGCACCCGTACACCCGGCTGTTGATCGAATCGGCACCCGACCCCGACCGGCTCCAGGGCGACGCGCACGAACTGGCCGAGAGCATCCCGGTCGACCGGGCCGGCGGCGAGCCGCCGAGCCTGATCCGGCCGCCGGCCGGCTGCCGGTTCAACCCGCGCTGTGTGCACGTGATGCCGAAGTGCCGCACCGACCTGCCGCCCCGGTTCGACCTGGCCGACGGCACCGGACACTGGGCCGCCTGCTGGCTCTACGAGAACGGCGCGCCGGCGACGGACGCCGCGCCCGGGTCCGCGGACGTTCGCGCCGCCGCACCGGCGGCCGGCACCGACAACGGCCGGGTGGTGAAGCCGTGA
- a CDS encoding RNA polymerase subunit sigma-70, translating to MATRACLDLVETRGRRALPVDLGPASERAVVDGNDPVTDVAWLGPYPDARLPDDPASPHARYERREAVELAFVAALQHLPGNQRAALLLFDVLGFSAVEIATMMDTSTGSVNSALARARRLVAERIPPRVRHRPPRYTGDDRVRRLVLAYAHALERGDVDALVALLTEDVTWSMPPLRHWYHGIAAVTDFAVRVPMARCPSWRFLPTSANAQPAVAFYLGAVDGPHLAWSITVLTLRNERIAGITSFLDPGHFAAFGLPPSLDTVRPDPAGGELVGPHG from the coding sequence GTGGCCACCCGCGCCTGCCTGGACCTCGTCGAGACCCGCGGCCGGCGGGCCCTGCCGGTCGACCTCGGCCCGGCCAGCGAGCGCGCCGTCGTGGACGGCAACGACCCGGTGACCGACGTCGCCTGGCTCGGTCCCTACCCCGACGCCCGCCTGCCGGACGACCCGGCCAGCCCGCACGCCCGCTACGAGCGGCGGGAGGCCGTCGAACTCGCCTTCGTCGCGGCGCTGCAACACCTGCCCGGCAACCAGCGGGCGGCGCTGCTGCTGTTCGACGTCCTCGGCTTCTCCGCCGTCGAGATCGCCACGATGATGGACACCTCGACCGGGTCGGTGAACTCCGCCCTGGCGCGGGCCCGCCGGCTCGTGGCCGAGAGGATCCCACCCCGCGTCCGGCACCGGCCGCCGCGGTACACCGGCGACGACCGGGTCCGCCGCCTCGTCCTGGCGTACGCCCACGCGCTGGAGCGCGGCGACGTCGACGCCCTGGTCGCGCTGCTGACCGAGGACGTGACCTGGTCGATGCCGCCGCTGCGGCACTGGTATCACGGCATCGCGGCGGTGACGGACTTCGCCGTGCGGGTGCCGATGGCCCGCTGCCCGAGCTGGCGTTTCCTTCCGACCAGCGCGAACGCCCAGCCGGCCGTGGCCTTCTACCTCGGCGCCGTCGACGGCCCGCACCTGGCCTGGTCGATCACGGTGCTCACGCTCCGCAACGAACGCATCGCCGGGATCACCTCGTTCCTCGACCCCGGCCACTTCGCCGCCTTCGGGCTGCCGCCGTCGCTGGACACCGTCCGACCGGATCCGGCGGGCGGCGAACTTGTCGGACCCCACGGGTAA
- a CDS encoding DivIVA domain-containing protein, with protein sequence MRTDDWSTAERPARIGHQQIREAAFGPAPRRGGGLNPDEVRAFLNQVADQMLRLERDLAEATSESIRVKEALYRWQVEHASTCAQQRPR encoded by the coding sequence ATGCGGACAGACGACTGGTCCACAGCGGAGCGACCGGCACGGATCGGCCACCAGCAGATCCGCGAGGCCGCTTTCGGACCGGCGCCCCGACGCGGCGGCGGGCTCAACCCCGACGAGGTACGGGCCTTCCTGAACCAGGTCGCCGACCAGATGCTGCGCCTGGAGCGCGACCTGGCCGAGGCGACCAGCGAGTCGATCCGGGTCAAGGAGGCCCTCTACCGCTGGCAGGTCGAGCACGCCTCCACCTGCGCCCAGCAGCGCCCGCGCTGA
- a CDS encoding DUF4142 domain-containing protein, with protein sequence MLSVPAPAGAAPPPGHPPGAGPVPAAIAGPAGPAGERDRPARHDARYLRAAHQANMAGIEAGQLAGTKDVAPQLADLGAQFVADNTQLDAELRRTAAAVGVELPTKPNRDQQVVLGRLRDADGDRFERLFVASEASAHKRAIRRNETELDRGTEPEAKQYAQESTPILQTHYDDLRALAAELGLPRPG encoded by the coding sequence GTGCTCTCGGTCCCGGCCCCCGCCGGCGCCGCGCCGCCACCCGGCCACCCGCCGGGCGCCGGCCCGGTCCCGGCCGCGATCGCCGGTCCCGCCGGTCCCGCCGGGGAACGTGACCGCCCGGCCCGGCACGACGCCCGCTACCTGCGGGCCGCGCACCAGGCCAACATGGCCGGGATCGAGGCCGGCCAGCTGGCCGGTACGAAGGACGTGGCACCCCAGCTCGCCGACCTCGGCGCCCAGTTCGTCGCCGACAACACCCAGCTCGACGCCGAACTGCGCCGGACCGCCGCCGCCGTCGGCGTCGAACTGCCGACGAAACCGAACCGCGACCAGCAGGTGGTGCTGGGCCGGCTGCGCGACGCCGACGGCGACCGGTTCGAGCGGCTCTTCGTGGCGTCCGAGGCATCGGCACACAAACGCGCCATCCGCCGCAACGAGACCGAACTGGACAGAGGGACCGAACCCGAGGCCAAGCAGTACGCCCAGGAGTCGACCCCGATCCTCCAGACGCACTACGACGACCTGCGCGCCCTCGCCGCCGAACTCGGTCTGCCCCGGCCGGGCTGA
- a CDS encoding sigma factor — translation MGKVSSARPTGPVAPAGDGADLARARAGDEAAFTRLVRPLRAELHAHCYRILGSPHDADDALQDALLRAWRAMPRFEGAARCVPGSTPWPPAPAWTSSRPAAGGPCRSTSARPASAPSWTATTR, via the coding sequence ATGGGAAAAGTTTCTTCCGCCCGGCCCACGGGCCCGGTGGCCCCGGCCGGCGACGGCGCTGACCTGGCCCGCGCCCGCGCGGGGGACGAGGCCGCGTTCACCCGGCTCGTACGACCGTTGCGGGCCGAACTGCACGCCCACTGCTACCGCATCCTCGGCTCGCCCCACGACGCCGACGACGCCCTCCAGGACGCCCTGTTGCGGGCCTGGCGGGCGATGCCGCGGTTCGAGGGCGCAGCCCGCTGCGTACCTGGCTCTACACCGTGGCCACCCGCGCCTGCCTGGACCTCGTCGAGACCCGCGGCCGGCGGGCCCTGCCGGTCGACCTCGGCCCGGCCAGCGAGCGCGCCGTCGTGGACGGCAACGACCCGGTGA
- a CDS encoding lectin: protein MPSTGAPPPVTVRTGRRTARRRAATAAALATCLAATALTLATSPPAHAANERVDVWLTTTSDAGGRVVTRGLQPQPSTAFSANAGNATHTVTVDESTTYQSFEGGGASFTDSAAWLLNSSNTVSTATRDRVMRELFHPVDGIGLAFVRNPMGASDLARFNYSYDDTCCDLGDFSIGHDLADVVPLTKQARALNPALKVKGAPWSAPAWMKDNNRFTNRGWLKWEYYPTYAQYFVKYVQQNQAQGLKIDYVSVQNEPTCCGTDATGYASMNWNGSGLLEFTKNHLIPAFRAAGITTKVLILDYNWGNYNDLGSVPLADAALRNDPLFGGIAWHGYGGDVNLQTTVRNQYPAVNQYMTEHSGGTWVGDQHAQDMHNLIDYTRNWSRSWVKWSLALDQNMLPYVGAGCNVCTGLVTVQRGGARHGQVDRTVEYYTMGHLTKFVKPGAARIASTANGSVKNVAWRNPDGSKALIVHNTTGGSQSMRVNWGNQSFVYTLPTRTSATFTWSGTPGGPNPPAGGPVTGLAGKCVDVAGAGTADGTAVQLYGCNGTDAQRWTRPGDGTVRALGKCLDVSAGSTADGARVQLWTCNGSPAQQWTYTAGRDLVNPQADKCLDVTGNNSADGTPLQIWSCTGAGNQKWTVPA, encoded by the coding sequence GTGCCATCGACCGGGGCCCCACCGCCCGTCACCGTCCGTACCGGCCGGCGCACCGCCCGCCGCCGCGCCGCCACCGCCGCCGCCCTCGCCACCTGTCTGGCCGCCACCGCACTCACCCTGGCCACCAGCCCGCCGGCCCACGCCGCGAACGAGCGGGTCGACGTCTGGCTGACCACCACCTCCGACGCGGGCGGCCGGGTCGTCACCCGCGGCCTGCAGCCGCAGCCGTCGACCGCCTTCTCGGCGAACGCCGGAAACGCCACCCACACCGTCACCGTCGACGAGTCCACCACCTACCAGAGCTTCGAGGGCGGCGGCGCGTCGTTCACCGACAGCGCCGCCTGGCTGCTGAACAGCAGCAACACCGTCAGCACGGCAACCCGTGACCGGGTCATGCGCGAACTGTTCCACCCGGTCGACGGCATCGGCCTGGCCTTCGTACGCAACCCGATGGGCGCCTCCGACCTGGCCCGGTTCAACTACTCGTACGACGACACCTGCTGCGACCTGGGCGACTTCAGCATCGGCCACGACCTCGCCGACGTGGTGCCGCTGACGAAACAGGCGCGTGCCCTGAACCCGGCGCTGAAGGTCAAGGGCGCCCCGTGGAGCGCCCCGGCCTGGATGAAGGACAACAACCGGTTCACCAACCGGGGCTGGCTGAAGTGGGAGTACTACCCGACGTACGCCCAGTACTTCGTGAAGTACGTCCAGCAGAACCAGGCCCAGGGGCTGAAGATCGACTACGTGTCGGTACAGAACGAGCCGACCTGCTGCGGCACCGACGCCACCGGCTACGCGTCGATGAACTGGAACGGCTCCGGGCTGCTGGAGTTCACCAAGAACCACCTGATCCCGGCGTTCCGGGCCGCCGGCATCACCACCAAGGTGCTGATCCTCGACTACAACTGGGGCAACTACAACGACCTCGGCTCGGTGCCGCTGGCCGACGCCGCGCTACGCAACGACCCGCTCTTCGGCGGCATCGCCTGGCACGGGTACGGCGGCGACGTCAACCTGCAGACCACCGTCCGCAACCAGTACCCGGCGGTCAACCAGTACATGACCGAGCACTCCGGCGGCACCTGGGTCGGCGACCAGCACGCCCAGGACATGCACAACCTGATCGACTACACCCGCAACTGGAGCCGGTCGTGGGTCAAGTGGAGCCTGGCGCTGGACCAGAACATGCTGCCGTACGTCGGCGCCGGCTGTAACGTCTGCACCGGCCTGGTCACCGTCCAGCGTGGCGGCGCCCGGCACGGCCAGGTCGACCGGACCGTCGAGTACTACACGATGGGCCACCTGACCAAGTTCGTGAAACCCGGCGCCGCGCGCATCGCCTCCACCGCCAACGGCTCGGTCAAGAACGTCGCCTGGAGGAACCCGGACGGCTCCAAGGCCCTGATCGTCCACAACACCACCGGCGGCAGCCAGTCGATGCGGGTCAACTGGGGCAACCAGTCCTTCGTCTACACCCTGCCGACCCGGACCTCGGCGACCTTCACCTGGTCCGGTACGCCGGGCGGCCCGAACCCGCCCGCCGGCGGGCCGGTCACCGGCCTGGCCGGCAAGTGCGTCGACGTCGCCGGCGCCGGCACCGCCGACGGCACCGCCGTGCAGCTGTACGGCTGCAACGGCACCGACGCCCAACGCTGGACCCGCCCCGGCGACGGCACCGTACGGGCGCTGGGCAAGTGCCTCGACGTCAGCGCCGGGTCCACCGCCGACGGCGCGAGGGTGCAGTTGTGGACCTGCAACGGCTCGCCCGCGCAACAGTGGACGTACACCGCCGGTCGTGACCTGGTCAACCCGCAGGCCGACAAGTGCCTGGACGTGACCGGCAACAACTCCGCCGACGGCACCCCGCTGCAGATCTGGAGCTGCACCGGCGCCGGCAACCAGAAGTGGACCGTCCCGGCCTGA